The Borrelia puertoricensis genome contains a region encoding:
- a CDS encoding variable large family protein gives MKRITLCALLITLFLFLSCGSGHQSAMGGGAATGGSSLSSVLMDIGRSAENAFYSFLELLSDTLGFTAKSTTKKNDVGSYFNGLGEKLGVASEELEQVAVKATAGVDTSDASKDPIRVAIETAKATLITLKTHLESLKDIGDGNIVGHAHNAQGAGTKADDAESNKFLKALQEIVKVATDVGVTALKAGATTLQANGGEDNKDGAKILATSAGNPAAADVAKAAAILATVSGEEILASIVASQEGDVKAVTAAATANTTSLEFAKGGTADNLAKDTAKAAAVAGGIALRSLVKTGKLAAGAADNATGGEKEVQGVGITAVNKLLVAVEDIIKKTVKNVLEKAKGEIDKARAPKTAAHQ, from the coding sequence ATGAAAAGAATTACTTTATGTGCGTTATTGATAACTTTATTTTTATTTCTTAGCTGTGGCAGTGGACATCAGTCTGCTATGGGTGGCGGGGCTGCTACAGGAGGGAGCAGTTTAAGTTCTGTTCTCATGGATATAGGTAGAAGTGCTGAGAATGCTTTTTATTCTTTTTTAGAGTTACTCTCTGATACATTAGGTTTTACTGCTAAATCAACTACAAAGAAAAATGATGTAGGAAGCTATTTTAACGGCTTGGGTGAAAAGCTTGGAGTAGCGTCAGAAGAGTTAGAACAAGTGGCAGTTAAAGCAACAGCAGGTGTTGATACAAGCGATGCATCTAAAGATCCTATTAGAGTCGCTATTGAGACAGCTAAGGCTACTTTAATCACATTAAAGACTCATTTAGAGTCCTTAAAAGATATAGGTGATGGTAATATAGTAGGTCATGCACATAATGCTCAAGGTGCGGGGACAAAAGCAGATGATGCTGAATCAAATAAATTCCTTAAGGCTTTGCAGGAGATAGTAAAAGTTGCAACAGATGTAGGTGTTACAGCCTTAAAAGCAGGAGCTACAACATTACAAGCAAATGGAGGCGAAGATAATAAAGATGGGGCTAAGATATTGGCTACAAGTGCTGGTAATCCAGCAGCAGCAGATGTAGCTAAAGCAGCAGCAATACTAGCAACAGTCAGTGGGGAGGAAATATTAGCTTCAATAGTTGCATCACAAGAAGGAGATGTTAAAGCAGTAACAGCAGCTGCAACTGCAAATACAACCTCATTGGAATTTGCTAAAGGAGGTACTGCAGATAATTTAGCAAAAGATACAGCTAAAGCAGCAGCGGTAGCAGGAGGAATAGCATTACGTTCTTTAGTTAAAACAGGTAAATTAGCAGCAGGTGCTGCTGATAATGCTACAGGGGGAGAAAAAGAAGTACAAGGCGTAGGAATAACCGCAGTAAATAAGTTATTAGTAGCAGTAGAGGATATAATTAAAAAGACAGTAAAGAATGTTCTTGAGAAAGCAAAAGGAGAAATAGATAAAGCAAGAGCACCAAAAACAGCAGCTCATCAGTAA
- a CDS encoding variable large family protein has protein sequence MMKRITLCALLMTLFLLLSCGSGSGSGSGSGSGSASASAEDPKTTFLDSLVKIGHGFQEVFGIFGNAIGDALGLTAVKSGDKKSKVGEHFKTIGDGLSTTKEKLKALSDKISEAKNANISTIDAVKSAISSASDVFERLISSVTKLSGITNDGADIGDNANAVPGADEKAGVEAIIAGVRDIIGAADKSGVKIESGNSGGPIATAANTTDALAVLGGNTANASAGAGDKLASEVAKADPWAIIDKIKNAKATDGIQLDAGEKDAGILAASNNNASANAGAKSNADLVAAVALKAITKGGKFSANAADTDAVKAAALSAVNKVLGILDLIIRKTVASELDKIRKAVKGIQYFETTTESTETSAIQPTVVK, from the coding sequence ATAATGAAAAGAATTACTTTATGTGCGTTATTAATGACTTTATTTTTACTTCTTAGTTGTGGCAGTGGCAGTGGCAGTGGCAGTGGCAGTGGCAGTGGCAGTGCTAGTGCTAGTGCTGAGGATCCTAAAACCACTTTCTTAGATTCATTAGTTAAGATAGGTCATGGATTTCAAGAGGTTTTTGGCATCTTTGGGAATGCTATTGGAGACGCTTTGGGACTTACAGCAGTTAAATCGGGTGATAAGAAAAGTAAAGTTGGTGAACACTTTAAGACTATAGGTGATGGGCTTTCAACTACTAAGGAGAAGTTAAAAGCGCTATCAGATAAAATATCTGAAGCAAAGAATGCTAATATCAGTACAATTGATGCTGTTAAGAGTGCAATTAGCAGTGCTAGTGATGTGTTTGAACGACTAATTAGCTCTGTAACCAAATTATCGGGGATAACTAATGATGGTGCTGACATTGGTGATAATGCTAATGCTGTTCCTGGTGCTGATGAAAAGGCTGGGGTTGAAGCTATTATTGCAGGAGTTAGAGATATTATTGGAGCAGCTGATAAGTCTGGTGTAAAAATTGAATCTGGAAATTCTGGTGGTCCAATAGCTACTGCAGCTAATACTACTGATGCTCTTGCTGTTCTTGGAGGTAATACTGCCAATGCTTCTGCTGGAGCTGGTGATAAGCTAGCATCTGAAGTAGCTAAAGCTGATCCGTGGGCTATTATTGATAAGATTAAAAATGCTAAGGCTACTGATGGTATTCAACTTGATGCTGGTGAGAAAGATGCTGGTATATTAGCCGCTTCTAATAATAATGCTTCTGCTAATGCTGGTGCTAAAAGTAATGCTGACCTAGTAGCTGCTGTTGCTCTCAAAGCTATTACTAAGGGTGGTAAATTTAGTGCTAATGCTGCAGATACTGATGCAGTTAAAGCTGCTGCATTATCTGCTGTAAATAAAGTATTAGGAATACTCGACTTGATAATTAGGAAAACAGTTGCAAGCGAACTAGATAAGATAAGAAAAGCTGTTAAGGGAATACAGTACTTTGAGACTACTACTGAATCAACTGAAACTAGTGCTATTCAACCTACTGTTGTTAAATAA
- a CDS encoding Vsp/OspC family lipoprotein — protein sequence MKRITLCALFLTLFLLSSCNTSGNATKDGQAAKSDGTVIDLVTITNNIKDSVAFAKSVKEIHTLVKSIDELAKAIGKKIKNDDTLDTMDGKNGSLLAGAFQIISTVKSKLGTLAKTNELSDELKQKVNAATAANTSLLNKLKEKNADLGKEGASDADAKAAILVSNGTKDKGVDELIKLNTAIDALLTAADAAVTSAIKELTTPAKPSN from the coding sequence ATGAAAAGAATTACTTTATGTGCGTTATTTTTGACTTTATTTTTACTTAGCTCTTGTAATACTTCAGGGAATGCTACTAAAGATGGGCAGGCTGCTAAATCTGATGGTACTGTTATTGACCTAGTTACAATAACTAATAACATCAAAGACTCTGTTGCTTTTGCTAAGAGTGTTAAAGAAATTCATACTTTAGTTAAGTCCATTGACGAACTTGCTAAAGCTATTGGGAAAAAAATTAAAAATGATGATACTCTTGATACTATGGATGGTAAGAATGGATCATTGCTTGCAGGGGCATTTCAGATAATATCAACTGTAAAGTCTAAATTAGGAACATTAGCAAAAACAAATGAACTTTCTGATGAATTGAAGCAAAAAGTTAATGCTGCAACGGCTGCAAATACATCACTTTTAAATAAGCTGAAAGAGAAGAATGCTGATCTGGGTAAAGAAGGTGCTAGTGATGCTGATGCTAAAGCAGCCATACTTGTAAGTAATGGTACTAAAGATAAAGGAGTTGATGAACTTATTAAGCTCAATACAGCAATTGATGCGTTGTTAACGGCTGCTGATGCTGCAGTAACGTCTGCAATTAAGGAGCTTACAACACCCGCTAAACCTTCTAACTAA
- the bdr gene encoding Bdr family repetitive protein yields MQDSSLHSVESTQIFNGHITEEIIYQEFVKMGMQDFIANDLSKRYYRNELTYRDIEYLESNFNLKLEMLERSLKSEIISVKTELDNKIDIIRNELKSDIKDLDNKIDIVESNLNVKIDTKFNELDTKIDVNKMELKSTLRLHGWMFGTIITLNIGIFLTLISIVYSLLNR; encoded by the coding sequence ATGCAAGATTCATCACTACATTCTGTTGAGAGTACACAAATTTTTAATGGGCATATTACAGAGGAGATTATATATCAAGAATTTGTAAAAATGGGTATGCAAGATTTTATTGCAAATGATCTCTCTAAAAGATATTACCGTAATGAACTGACTTACAGGGATATTGAGTATTTAGAGAGTAATTTTAACTTAAAACTTGAAATGTTAGAACGTAGTTTAAAATCTGAGATTATTTCTGTTAAAACTGAGCTTGATAACAAAATTGACATTATTAGGAATGAGTTAAAATCTGACATTAAAGATCTGGATAACAAGATTGATATTGTTGAAAGTAACTTAAATGTGAAGATTGATACTAAATTTAATGAACTTGATACTAAGATCGATGTTAACAAAATGGAACTTAAAAGCACATTAAGACTTCATGGTTGGATGTTTGGAACAATTATTACCCTTAATATAGGAATATTTTTAACATTAATATCCATAGTCTATTCATTGTTAAATAGATAA
- a CDS encoding variable large family protein, with protein MSGVTNYSAVIGDNADKLPGAAEKAGVDAIISGVQTIIKAAEKSGVKIEAGAAGAKNNADLVAVVALKAMIKSGKFAGSSDNAHAVAKKAVEGAAISAVTYSNYSNKKHY; from the coding sequence ATATCCGGTGTAACTAATTATAGTGCTGTTATTGGTGATAATGCTGATAAACTTCCTGGTGCTGCTGAAAAGGCTGGGGTTGATGCTATTATTTCAGGAGTTCAAACAATTATTAAAGCAGCAGAGAAATCTGGAGTAAAGATTGAAGCTGGAGCTGCTGGTGCTAAAAATAATGCTGACCTAGTAGCAGTTGTTGCTCTTAAAGCTATGATTAAGAGTGGTAAATTTGCTGGTTCTAGTGATAATGCTCATGCTGTTGCTAAAAAAGCAGTAGAGGGAGCAGCTATAAGTGCAGTAACTTACTCTAACTATAGTAATAAGAAACACTATTGA
- a CDS encoding variable large family protein, which produces MVSYFCLLLLLSCGSGQQSFDSAKGGGAATGGRTLSSVLMDVGRSAENAFYSFLELLSGTLGLRVTKDTKKSDVGDYFNSLGAKIGEASKELEEVAKKSEIGVDKGDSSKNLIKEAVDAAKATLITLKTHLESLGTVGDSQKVGDAASNQQGVAAADVELKKAFKALQGIVDTAGKEGVERPRAGDIAVKVGNGTDNKDGAKILGTDLAATATDAGKAAAILSTVSGEEMLASIVKSGESDVALTANATAQTSAISFAKGGNAAHLAGANTPKAAAVAGGIALRSLVKDGKLAAAAADAQGGQGEVQAVGVTAVNKLLVAVEELIKKTVKNVLGKSKEKIDEAREPKSANQQ; this is translated from the coding sequence TTGGTTTCTTACTTTTGCTTACTTTTACTTCTTAGTTGTGGAAGTGGACAACAATCTTTTGATTCTGCCAAGGGTGGCGGGGCAGCTACAGGAGGGAGAACTTTAAGTTCAGTTCTAATGGATGTAGGTAGAAGTGCTGAGAATGCTTTTTATTCTTTTTTAGAATTACTCTCTGGTACATTAGGTTTAAGAGTAACTAAAGATACAAAGAAGAGTGATGTAGGAGATTATTTTAACAGCTTGGGTGCGAAAATTGGAGAAGCATCAAAAGAGTTAGAAGAGGTAGCAAAAAAATCAGAAATAGGTGTTGATAAAGGTGATTCATCTAAAAATTTAATTAAAGAAGCAGTTGATGCTGCTAAAGCTACTTTAATTACATTAAAAACACATTTAGAGTCTTTAGGAACAGTAGGTGATAGTCAAAAGGTAGGTGATGCAGCAAGTAATCAACAAGGAGTAGCAGCAGCTGATGTTGAATTAAAGAAAGCCTTTAAGGCACTTCAAGGAATAGTGGATACAGCTGGTAAAGAGGGTGTTGAAAGGCCAAGAGCAGGAGACATAGCGGTAAAAGTAGGTAATGGAACAGATAATAAGGATGGTGCTAAGATATTAGGTACTGATTTAGCAGCAACAGCAACAGATGCAGGTAAAGCAGCAGCAATACTATCAACAGTAAGTGGGGAGGAAATGCTAGCATCAATAGTTAAATCAGGAGAAAGTGATGTAGCGTTAACAGCTAATGCAACTGCACAGACAAGTGCCATTTCCTTTGCTAAAGGAGGTAATGCAGCTCACCTAGCAGGTGCAAATACTCCAAAAGCAGCAGCAGTAGCAGGAGGAATAGCACTACGCTCATTAGTTAAAGATGGTAAACTAGCAGCAGCTGCAGCGGATGCACAAGGAGGACAAGGAGAAGTACAAGCTGTAGGAGTAACTGCAGTAAATAAATTATTAGTAGCAGTAGAAGAGCTAATTAAAAAGACAGTGAAAAATGTTCTTGGGAAATCAAAAGAAAAAATAGATGAAGCAAGAGAGCCAAAATCAGCAAATCAGCAGTAA
- a CDS encoding Vsp/OspC family lipoprotein, translated as MKRITLCALLITLFLLISCNSSGNATKDGHAAKSDGTLIDLSAISSNITEAVAFAKSVKEVHTLVKSIDTLAKAIGKKIQNGDTLGTDANHNGSLVAGAYSVIEAVETKLTSLEKKVGLSSDLKGKVTAAKNESTSFLTKIKGQNSDLGKEGVTDVHAKSSIDVTDSTKDKGAEELGKLNTAIDALLKAAETAVTAAIKELTSPTKPSNT; from the coding sequence ATGAAAAGAATTACTTTATGTGCGTTATTAATAACTTTATTTTTACTTATATCTTGTAATAGTTCAGGGAATGCTACTAAAGATGGACACGCGGCTAAATCTGATGGTACTCTTATTGACTTATCTGCAATAAGCTCAAACATTACTGAGGCTGTTGCTTTTGCTAAGAGTGTTAAAGAGGTTCATACTTTAGTTAAATCCATTGATACACTAGCTAAAGCTATTGGTAAGAAAATTCAAAACGGAGATACTCTTGGTACTGATGCTAATCATAATGGTTCATTGGTTGCAGGAGCATATAGTGTGATAGAAGCTGTAGAGACTAAATTGACATCATTAGAGAAGAAAGTTGGGCTTTCTAGTGATTTGAAGGGTAAAGTTACTGCTGCTAAGAATGAAAGTACATCATTTTTGACCAAAATAAAAGGCCAAAATTCTGATCTTGGGAAAGAAGGTGTTACTGATGTTCATGCAAAAAGTTCTATAGATGTAACAGATAGTACAAAGGATAAAGGAGCTGAAGAACTCGGTAAGTTGAATACAGCTATTGATGCATTGTTAAAAGCTGCTGAGACTGCAGTAACAGCTGCTATTAAGGAGCTTACAAGTCCTACTAAACCTTCTAACACCTAA
- the bdr gene encoding Bdr family repetitive protein gives MGLAQPVVTQQMVIAELTRAGINRDIAIDLSYRYYKNELTYKDIEYLETTFNLKLEKVEATLQADIRDLDNKIDNVKNELKSDIRDLDNKIDSVENNLNIKIDTKFNELDNKIETVRSELKSDIRDLNNKIDAVENNLNNKIDAIENNLNNKIDTKFNELDTKIDNVRNEVSLVRKDMEINRVELDSKLDKTASEFKSTLRLHGWMFGTLITLNIGIFLTLMTIVYSLLNK, from the coding sequence ATGGGACTTGCTCAACCAGTAGTTACTCAACAAATGGTTATAGCTGAACTTACTAGAGCTGGTATAAATAGAGATATTGCTATTGATCTCTCTTACAGATATTATAAAAATGAGCTTACTTACAAGGATATTGAGTATTTAGAGACTACTTTTAACCTTAAGCTTGAAAAGGTGGAAGCAACTTTACAAGCCGATATTAGAGACCTTGATAATAAAATTGACAACGTTAAAAATGAATTAAAATCTGATATTAGAGACCTTGATAACAAAATTGATTCTGTTGAGAATAATCTTAACATCAAGATTGATACTAAATTCAATGAACTTGATAATAAAATTGAGACAGTCAGAAGTGAATTAAAATCTGACATTAGAGACCTGAATAATAAAATAGATGCAGTTGAGAATAATCTTAATAATAAAATAGATGCAATTGAGAATAATCTTAATAATAAGATAGATACTAAATTCAATGAACTTGATACCAAGATTGATAACGTTAGAAATGAGGTTTCTCTTGTTAGAAAAGATATGGAAATTAATAGGGTGGAGCTTGATAGTAAACTTGATAAAACCGCATCTGAATTTAAGAGTACACTAAGACTTCATGGTTGGATGTTTGGAACTCTTATTACCCTTAATATAGGAATTTTTTTAACATTAATGACCATAGTCTATTCATTGTTGAATAAGTAA
- a CDS encoding variable large family protein → MMKRITLCALFLTLFLLLSCGSGTTSAEDPKTTFLNSLVNIGHGFYEIFGIFGNAIGDALGLTAVKSGDKRSKVGEHFKTIGNGLTTTKNKLKELSDEISGTKNANSSTIDTVKGAISSASDVFEQLIEALTTLASVTNDSAEIGDTSNNAAAVAADENSVKTIIENVKTIIDVADKSDVKIEKGSEGNAVNAAANTDAPAVLTHNAAAGANAGPKLAAEVSKADPWAMIDKIKDSTVNTGVLTAATNYGAGELATGGVVANGAGAKTNADLAAAVALKAMTKTGKFSAAANEDGAVKAAAVSAVNKVLGILDIIIKKTVASELDKVGKAVKGIQYSETTTESTEASSTQHTATK, encoded by the coding sequence ATAATGAAAAGAATTACTTTATGTGCGTTATTTTTGACTTTATTTTTACTTCTTAGCTGTGGCAGTGGTACTACTAGTGCTGAGGATCCTAAAACCACTTTCTTAAATTCATTAGTTAATATAGGTCATGGGTTTTACGAGATTTTTGGTATTTTTGGTAATGCAATAGGAGACGCTTTGGGACTTACAGCAGTTAAATCTGGTGACAAGAGAAGTAAAGTTGGTGAACACTTTAAGACTATAGGAAATGGACTTACAACTACTAAGAATAAGCTAAAAGAGTTATCAGATGAAATATCTGGAACAAAGAATGCTAATAGCAGCACAATTGATACTGTTAAGGGTGCAATTAGCAGTGCTAGTGATGTCTTTGAGCAACTAATTGAAGCTCTAACTACACTTGCTAGTGTAACTAATGATAGTGCTGAGATTGGTGATACTTCTAATAATGCTGCTGCAGTTGCTGCTGATGAAAATAGTGTAAAAACTATAATTGAGAATGTAAAAACAATTATTGATGTAGCAGATAAGTCTGATGTAAAGATAGAAAAGGGCAGTGAAGGTAATGCAGTAAATGCTGCTGCTAATACTGACGCACCTGCTGTACTGACACATAATGCTGCTGCTGGTGCTAATGCTGGGCCTAAGCTAGCAGCTGAGGTATCTAAAGCGGATCCATGGGCTATGATTGATAAAATAAAAGATTCTACAGTTAATACTGGTGTTCTTACTGCTGCTACCAATTATGGTGCTGGGGAATTGGCAACTGGTGGTGTTGTTGCTAATGGTGCTGGAGCTAAAACAAATGCTGACTTAGCAGCTGCTGTTGCTCTTAAAGCTATGACTAAGACTGGTAAATTTAGTGCTGCTGCTAATGAAGATGGTGCAGTTAAAGCAGCTGCTGTAAGTGCTGTAAATAAAGTATTAGGAATACTCGATATAATAATTAAGAAAACAGTAGCAAGCGAATTAGATAAAGTAGGAAAAGCTGTTAAGGGAATACAGTACTCTGAGACTACTACTGAATCAACTGAAGCTAGTTCTACTCAACATACTGCTACTAAATAA
- the bdr gene encoding Bdr family repetitive protein, with the protein MRLAQPVITQQMVIAELTRAGINRDIAIDLSYRYYKNELTYKDIEYLETTFNLKLEKVESLLQAEIKSVKTELDTKIDTKFNDLDNKIDIVRNELKSDIRDLDTKIDNVRSELKSDIKDLDTKIDSVENNLNIKIDTKFNELDNKIDVNKMELKSTLRLHGWMFGTLITLNIGIFLALMSLLVK; encoded by the coding sequence ATGAGACTTGCTCAACCAGTTATTACTCAACAAATGGTTATAGCTGAACTTACTAGAGCTGGTATAAATAGAGATATTGCTATTGATTTATCTTACAGATATTATAAAAATGAGCTTACTTACAAGGATATTGAGTATTTAGAGACCACTTTTAACCTTAAGCTTGAAAAAGTTGAATCACTCTTACAAGCTGAGATTAAATCTGTCAAAACCGAACTTGATACCAAGATTGATACTAAATTCAATGACCTTGATAACAAGATTGACATTGTTAGGAATGAATTAAAATCTGATATTAGAGACCTTGATACCAAAATAGATAATGTCAGAAGTGAATTAAAGTCTGACATTAAAGACCTTGATACCAAAATTGATTCTGTTGAGAATAATCTTAACATCAAGATTGATACTAAATTCAATGAACTTGATAATAAAATTGATGTTAACAAAATGGAACTTAAGAGTACATTAAGACTTCATGGTTGGATGTTTGGTACCCTTATTACCCTTAATATAGGAATATTCTTAGCGTTAATGTCATTATTAGTAAAGTAA
- a CDS encoding plasmid maintenance protein: MKDTKKTTNKHQHKLIVLISTLNYMNLKFKKYIQSDILYYFNNNMKKNGYKPTKIKTIQNYLYKLEKVLGVTINYHRHLGVNMGTEIHYKLKYSKKECYRIINKHFREKKEKRHQKRVSAYFEKTCTKNSSVEKEECYYNTYNNKEEDKNKKTIEKLQIGKYAKKCNFKSNTFFSILNLKIEKNTKIEVLKVLKRTENFIEKSIYKKQKDTKLRIGKFKNKQQELSKILKETKISLENEGYNSEQLETQIQNVYYQYRHKPHFIIENEKYNDLKKILDKLKNSAELIKANIKEDGKDIKNNVFSILLDQLKHKIKTSVLIPILKDYLNKQNILTYSKVFNNHYYYELLDILNDNKDYLKSGEFERNYS, from the coding sequence ATGAAAGATACAAAAAAAACTACCAACAAACATCAACACAAATTAATCGTTTTAATATCTACATTAAATTACATGAACTTAAAGTTTAAAAAATATATTCAAAGTGACATACTTTATTATTTCAATAATAATATGAAAAAAAATGGATACAAACCCACTAAAATTAAAACAATACAAAATTATCTTTACAAATTAGAAAAAGTATTAGGAGTCACAATTAACTATCACAGACATTTGGGTGTTAACATGGGAACTGAAATTCATTATAAGCTTAAATACTCCAAAAAAGAATGTTACCGCATAATCAATAAACACTTTAGAGAAAAAAAAGAGAAGAGACATCAAAAACGTGTTAGTGCATATTTTGAAAAGACTTGCACTAAAAATAGCAGTGTAGAAAAAGAGGAGTGTTATTATAATACTTATAATAATAAAGAAGAAGATAAGAATAAAAAAACTATAGAAAAATTACAAATAGGGAAGTATGCTAAAAAGTGCAACTTCAAATCAAATACTTTCTTTTCTATTTTAAACTTAAAAATAGAAAAAAATACCAAAATTGAAGTACTTAAAGTACTCAAAAGGACGGAAAATTTTATCGAGAAAAGTATATATAAAAAACAAAAAGATACCAAGTTAAGAATAGGCAAATTTAAAAACAAACAACAAGAATTAAGTAAAATACTAAAGGAGACAAAGATTAGCTTGGAAAATGAAGGATATAACAGTGAACAGTTAGAAACACAAATACAAAATGTATACTATCAATATAGGCATAAACCACATTTTATAATAGAAAATGAAAAATACAATGACTTAAAAAAGATATTAGACAAACTTAAAAATTCAGCTGAACTTATTAAAGCAAACATAAAAGAAGATGGGAAAGACATTAAAAACAACGTGTTTAGTATACTTCTTGATCAATTGAAACATAAAATAAAAACATCAGTATTAATACCAATACTAAAAGATTATTTAAATAAACAAAATATATTAACATATAGCAAGGTATTTAATAACCATTATTACTATGAGCTTTTAGATATATTAAACGATAATAAAGATTATTTAAAATCAGGGGAATTTGAGAGAAATTACAGTTAA
- a CDS encoding DUF226 domain-containing protein translates to MDSVLERLKKKKLEIKEKRDKPIFVKIENKNNKTFYHTKIMKDLYVFGINKNQKNKFFISFRELFNQERIEFFHLFSLRNDDKFLGIFYGYRKPIKNVITRYEENGVMKTSTFSKAYYIEFRFKKGSVFCYLKEISYLLKKDKSDTKYSKSLIEKLAKLEKQIYEFYGKNSKDGSLINKWIQKRQK, encoded by the coding sequence GTGGATAGTGTATTAGAACGTCTTAAAAAGAAGAAGTTAGAAATTAAAGAAAAAAGAGATAAACCTATTTTTGTTAAGATCGAGAATAAAAACAACAAAACTTTTTATCACACAAAAATAATGAAGGACTTATATGTATTCGGCATTAACAAAAATCAAAAGAACAAATTTTTCATTTCATTTAGGGAATTATTTAATCAAGAAAGGATAGAATTTTTTCATCTGTTTTCTTTAAGAAATGATGATAAATTCTTAGGTATTTTTTATGGTTATAGAAAACCAATAAAGAATGTTATAACAAGGTATGAGGAGAATGGTGTCATGAAAACATCTACATTTTCAAAAGCCTATTATATAGAATTTAGATTTAAAAAGGGAAGTGTGTTTTGCTATTTAAAAGAAATATCTTACTTACTCAAAAAAGATAAATCGGACACAAAGTATTCTAAATCTTTAATTGAAAAACTTGCCAAGTTAGAGAAACAAATATATGAATTTTATGGTAAAAATTCGAAAGATGGGAGCCTTATAAATAAATGGATACAAAAAAGACAAAAGTAA
- a CDS encoding ParA family protein, with protein MDTKKTKVITLASIKGGVGKSVSSIIFATLLAQKYKVLLIDMDTQASTTSYYSGKLAKLDVSLIDKNIYEVLKTNLSINNARFVIDENLDLIPSYLSLHQFNIEPIPFKEMKLKKQLKQLEIDYDYIVIDTNPSLDFTLINALVCSDYIVVPMTAEKWAVESLDLFEFFVSKLDLSLSVFLLVTRFRKNNTHKYLLDILKSKSNFLGTISEREDLNKRIAGDSTFDLNRDYIHEYQKALDIFLKEIYQKINVH; from the coding sequence ATGGATACAAAAAAGACAAAAGTAATAACTTTAGCATCAATTAAAGGTGGTGTTGGAAAAAGTGTGAGCTCAATTATATTTGCAACACTACTTGCCCAAAAATATAAAGTGCTTTTAATAGATATGGATACCCAGGCTTCTACTACCAGTTATTATTCTGGTAAGCTTGCAAAATTGGATGTAAGTCTTATAGATAAAAATATTTACGAAGTTTTAAAGACCAATTTGAGCATTAATAATGCAAGGTTTGTTATTGATGAGAATTTAGATTTAATACCAAGTTACTTAAGCTTGCATCAGTTTAACATAGAACCAATTCCTTTCAAAGAAATGAAACTTAAAAAACAATTGAAACAATTAGAAATTGATTATGACTATATAGTAATTGATACGAATCCCAGTTTAGATTTTACTTTAATCAATGCTTTAGTTTGTAGTGATTATATAGTAGTCCCGATGACAGCAGAAAAATGGGCAGTTGAAAGTTTGGATTTATTTGAATTTTTTGTCAGTAAATTGGATTTATCTCTTTCTGTTTTTCTATTAGTTACTAGATTTAGAAAAAATAATACACACAAATATCTTCTTGATATTTTAAAGTCTAAGAGTAATTTTTTAGGAACTATATCTGAAAGAGAAGATTTGAATAAAAGGATAGCAGGAGATAGTACTTTTGATTTAAATAGAGACTATATACATGAATATCAAAAGGCATTGGATATCTTCTTAAAAGAAATATATCAAAAAATAAATGTTCACTAG